A DNA window from Methylocystis heyeri contains the following coding sequences:
- a CDS encoding outer membrane protein, whose product MKKLLLATAGALALSASAFAADLPSRKAAPVYVPPPPPPPLWTGFYAGLNIGGGWGAGGGNNSYLPYSDPGYGLGSVVAGTPNLFFLPGGGTTGRNTGGVIGGGQVGYNYQFGQFLAGVEADIQGTSITGGNQGNYAGVYNSPYAGLRGSAGVLTPLVTGNGGNIGLPWFGTVRGRVGYLVTPTLLLYGTGGFAYGGVQVFNQSNTRTGWTAGGGAEWLFLPNWSAKIEYLYTDLSAGGVQGGWGWNYGYNRHPQFNTVRLGVNYHFNVGAPAPVLAKY is encoded by the coding sequence ATGAAAAAGCTTCTCCTGGCGACAGCGGGAGCTCTGGCGCTCTCCGCCAGCGCCTTCGCTGCGGATCTGCCGTCCCGCAAAGCCGCTCCGGTTTACGTTCCGCCGCCGCCGCCGCCGCCGCTCTGGACCGGCTTCTACGCCGGTCTGAACATCGGCGGAGGCTGGGGCGCCGGCGGTGGCAACAACAGCTATCTGCCTTATTCCGATCCGGGCTACGGCCTCGGCTCGGTGGTCGCGGGCACCCCGAACCTGTTCTTCCTCCCGGGCGGCGGCACGACCGGCCGCAACACCGGCGGCGTGATCGGCGGCGGCCAGGTCGGCTACAACTATCAGTTCGGCCAGTTCCTGGCCGGCGTCGAAGCCGACATCCAGGGCACCAGCATCACCGGCGGCAACCAGGGCAACTACGCGGGCGTCTATAACAGCCCCTACGCTGGCCTGAGGGGCTCCGCTGGCGTCCTCACGCCTCTCGTCACCGGCAACGGCGGCAACATCGGCCTGCCGTGGTTCGGCACCGTGCGTGGCCGCGTCGGCTACCTCGTCACCCCGACCCTGCTGCTCTACGGCACGGGCGGCTTCGCCTATGGCGGCGTTCAGGTGTTCAACCAGAGCAACACCCGCACCGGCTGGACCGCCGGCGGCGGCGCGGAATGGCTGTTCCTGCCGAACTGGTCGGCCAAGATCGAGTATCTCTACACCGATCTGTCGGCTGGCGGCGTTCAGGGCGGCTGGGGCTGGAACTACGGCTACAACCGTCATCCGCAGTTCAACACGGTCCGCCTCGGCGTGAACTACCACTTCAATGTGGGCGCTCCGGCTCCGGTTCTCGCCAAATACTGA
- a CDS encoding outer membrane protein produces MKKSVLLAAAGALALSAAGAFAADLPSRKAAPVYVPPPPPPPLWTGFYGGLNIGGGWSAGGGNNSYLPYSDPGYGLGSVVAGTPNLFFLPGGGTTGRNTGGVIGGGQVGYNYQFGQFLAGVEADIQGTSITGGNQGNYAGVYNSPYAGLRGSAGVLTPLVTGNGGNVGLPWFGTVRGRVGYLVTPTLLLYGTGGFAYGGVQVFNQSNTRTGWTAGGGAEWLFLPNWSAKIEYLYTDLSAGGVQGGWGWNYGYNNHPQFNTVRLGVNYHFNAAAPAPVLAKY; encoded by the coding sequence ATGAAGAAGTCGGTCCTGTTGGCGGCCGCGGGCGCTCTGGCGCTTTCCGCCGCCGGCGCTTTCGCTGCGGATTTGCCGTCCCGCAAGGCCGCTCCGGTTTACGTTCCGCCGCCGCCGCCGCCGCCGCTCTGGACGGGTTTCTACGGCGGTCTGAACATTGGCGGCGGTTGGAGCGCCGGTGGCGGCAACAACAGCTATCTGCCCTATTCCGATCCGGGCTACGGCCTCGGCTCGGTGGTCGCGGGCACCCCGAACCTGTTCTTCCTCCCGGGCGGCGGCACGACCGGCCGTAACACCGGCGGCGTGATCGGCGGCGGCCAGGTCGGCTACAACTATCAGTTCGGCCAGTTCCTGGCCGGCGTCGAAGCCGACATCCAGGGCACCAGCATCACCGGCGGCAACCAGGGCAACTACGCGGGCGTCTATAACAGCCCCTACGCTGGCCTGAGGGGCTCCGCTGGCGTCCTCACGCCTCTCGTCACCGGCAACGGCGGCAACGTCGGCCTGCCGTGGTTCGGCACCGTGCGTGGCCGCGTCGGCTACCTCGTCACCCCGACCCTGCTGCTCTACGGCACGGGCGGCTTCGCCTATGGCGGCGTTCAGGTGTTCAACCAGAGCAACACCCGCACCGGCTGGACCGCCGGCGGCGGCGCGGAATGGCTGTTCCTGCCGAACTGGTCGGCCAAGATCGAGTATCTCTACACCGATCTGTCGGCTGGCGGCGTTCAGGGCGGCTGGGGCTGGAACTACGGCTACAACAATCATCCGCAGTTCAACACGGTCCGCCTCGGCGTGAACTACCACTTCAATGCGGCTGCGCCGGCTCCGGTCCTCGCCAAATACTGA
- a CDS encoding outer membrane protein, whose amino-acid sequence MKKTLLGATVVALALAAAPALAADLPLRKEAPAYAPPPPVLTWNGFYAGVNIGGGWSANNNNNNWGWANNNTASGVVGGGQVGYNFQWNSFLLGVETDFQGTSISRDNNNAALFLFGSASPFGSPFIPGASFGAGAGFLPSSESLPWFGTVRGRLGYLVTPTLLIYGTGGFAYGEVNAGWISNTRTGWSAGGGVEWMFMPNWSAKIEYLYTDLSSGGTTGGWGWNYGYHIHPQFNTVRLGVNWHFNFGGNQPVLAKF is encoded by the coding sequence ATGAAAAAGACGCTGTTAGGAGCAACGGTCGTCGCGCTGGCCCTAGCCGCCGCGCCGGCGCTCGCCGCCGACTTGCCCTTGCGCAAGGAGGCGCCGGCCTACGCCCCGCCACCCCCGGTGCTGACCTGGAACGGTTTCTACGCCGGCGTGAACATCGGCGGGGGGTGGAGCGCCAACAACAACAACAATAATTGGGGTTGGGCCAACAACAATACGGCGAGCGGCGTCGTGGGCGGCGGGCAGGTCGGCTACAACTTTCAGTGGAACTCATTCCTGCTCGGCGTCGAGACCGACTTCCAGGGCACGAGCATCAGCCGCGACAACAACAATGCGGCTCTGTTCCTCTTCGGCTCGGCGTCGCCTTTCGGCAGCCCGTTCATCCCGGGCGCGTCCTTCGGGGCCGGCGCAGGCTTCCTGCCGAGTTCCGAGTCGCTGCCCTGGTTCGGCACGGTGCGCGGCCGTCTCGGCTATCTCGTCACCCCGACCCTGCTGATCTACGGCACAGGCGGTTTCGCTTATGGCGAAGTGAACGCGGGCTGGATCAGCAATACGCGTACCGGTTGGTCCGCGGGCGGCGGCGTCGAATGGATGTTCATGCCAAACTGGTCGGCCAAGATCGAATATCTCTACACCGACCTCAGTTCGGGCGGGACCACCGGCGGCTGGGGCTGGAACTACGGCTACCATATCCACCCGCAGTTCAACACCGTTCGGCTGGGCGTCAACTGGCATTTCAATTTCGGCGGGAACCAACCCGTGCTGGCCAAGTTCTGA
- a CDS encoding zinc-finger domain-containing protein, giving the protein MEPRAKPHFHNTPGLRRIKVGVKKFMCVVDLPPFDHPHIFVDMGTEDESVCPYCSTVFACDGALSAPCDPPECEYKLEPETDFSGPAPDVEIGEGYLPCPPGAPRSPDAAMQTHASRTPRLESRPAGKRAV; this is encoded by the coding sequence ATGGAACCAAGAGCAAAACCGCACTTCCACAACACGCCCGGCCTGCGCCGCATCAAGGTCGGCGTCAAGAAATTCATGTGCGTCGTCGATCTGCCGCCCTTCGACCATCCGCACATCTTCGTCGACATGGGAACGGAAGACGAGTCCGTCTGTCCCTATTGCTCGACCGTTTTCGCTTGCGACGGCGCGCTATCCGCGCCCTGCGACCCGCCCGAGTGCGAATATAAATTGGAGCCGGAGACCGATTTTTCCGGCCCGGCGCCGGACGTCGAAATCGGCGAAGGTTATCTCCCCTGCCCGCCCGGGGCGCCGCGGTCACCTGACGCCGCCATGCAAACCCACGCTTCCCGGACGCCCCGACTGGAATCGCGCCCCGCTGGAAAACGAGCCGTTTAA
- a CDS encoding SCO family protein, producing the protein MQALLFILAMCAALSSASADSPRAPAAIAFEQKPGARLPLEARLRDQNDVSLRVSDLFEGKPLILALGYFRCKSFCPVLRADLLETLRRSDLEAGRDYSLAFVSIDPSETPSDAREAKDADIMRWPAPGAERWRFLTSDAASLRALADSVGFRVSFDEKKVRFVHPVGVVFITRDGRVSNYLTGVGYDPIGVRGALARASAEVIAGKQSLINLLCYEYDASTGGYTLAVTRLLRGGAILTIGLLGAMIYRSMRGEVPRA; encoded by the coding sequence ATGCAAGCGCTGCTTTTCATCCTGGCCATGTGCGCGGCCCTGTCCAGCGCGTCGGCCGACTCCCCTCGCGCCCCCGCGGCCATCGCTTTCGAGCAAAAGCCGGGCGCACGACTTCCACTGGAAGCGAGGTTGCGCGACCAGAACGACGTTTCGCTTCGCGTTTCGGACCTCTTCGAAGGAAAGCCGCTCATCCTTGCGCTCGGCTATTTTCGCTGCAAAAGTTTTTGCCCCGTGCTTCGTGCGGATCTCCTCGAAACGCTCCGTCGCTCGGATCTTGAAGCGGGACGCGACTATTCCCTGGCTTTCGTCAGCATAGATCCTTCGGAAACCCCATCCGATGCGCGCGAGGCGAAGGATGCGGACATCATGCGCTGGCCCGCGCCCGGCGCCGAAAGGTGGCGGTTTCTCACGAGCGACGCCGCATCCCTGCGGGCCTTAGCCGACAGCGTCGGCTTTCGGGTGAGTTTCGATGAAAAAAAGGTCAGATTCGTCCACCCGGTGGGCGTCGTTTTCATTACCAGAGACGGACGCGTGTCGAATTATCTGACCGGCGTCGGCTACGATCCAATCGGCGTGCGCGGAGCCCTGGCGCGCGCTTCGGCGGAAGTGATTGCTGGCAAACAGTCGCTGATCAATCTGCTTTGTTACGAATATGACGCCTCGACCGGCGGTTACACGCTCGCTGTTACGCGCCTTCTTCGCGGAGGGGCGATTCTGACGATCGGGCTCCTCGGCGCAATGATCTATCGCTCCATGCGCGGAGAGGTTCCGCGCGCATAG
- the gor gene encoding glutathione-disulfide reductase yields the protein MTGYDYDLFVIGAGSGGVRAARIAASHGARVAVAEAFRVGGTCVIRGCVPKKLYVLASRFRDEFEDAKGFGWSLDEPSFEWGELVAAKEKEITRLERIYAENLARAGVAIIGQRAVVDGPHAVRLADGRHISAGKILIATGGAPTSVDIPGMELALTSNEIFDLPEFPRRLLVIGSGYIAVEFAAIFARLGASVVMSFRADLPLRGFDHDLRRLLAEALAQSGVAMLPGVTPKSLRRAPGGLTVEFANGQSGEFDAALAATGRAPATAGLGLVAAGVRLQKNGAVCVDSFSRTSVESIFAVGDVTDRINLTPVAIREGHAFADTQFGGREVKVDYDLVPSAVFTTPEIGTVGCSEEEALRRYGELAVYETSFRPMKATLSGRAERVFMKLLVDCASERVVGAHILGPEAGEMAQLIAISMKMRAKKSDFDAAMALHPTMAEELVTMRNPSRLVKAPGEQGK from the coding sequence ATGACCGGATACGACTATGACCTCTTCGTCATCGGGGCGGGATCCGGAGGCGTGCGGGCGGCGAGAATCGCCGCGAGCCATGGCGCGCGGGTCGCCGTAGCGGAGGCGTTCCGGGTTGGCGGCACCTGCGTCATCCGGGGCTGCGTGCCGAAAAAGCTCTATGTGCTGGCCAGCCGCTTCCGCGACGAATTCGAGGACGCGAAAGGTTTCGGCTGGAGCCTCGACGAGCCCTCTTTCGAATGGGGCGAACTCGTCGCAGCCAAGGAGAAGGAGATTACACGGCTCGAGAGGATTTACGCCGAAAATCTCGCCAGGGCAGGCGTTGCGATCATTGGCCAGCGAGCCGTGGTCGACGGACCCCACGCCGTTCGCCTTGCCGACGGGAGGCATATAAGCGCCGGGAAAATTCTGATCGCCACAGGCGGCGCGCCCACGAGCGTCGACATTCCAGGCATGGAGCTGGCGCTCACCTCCAACGAGATTTTCGACCTTCCCGAGTTTCCACGGCGGCTTCTCGTCATTGGCTCGGGCTACATAGCGGTGGAATTCGCCGCCATCTTCGCGCGGCTGGGAGCCAGCGTGGTGATGAGCTTCAGGGCCGATCTCCCGCTTCGCGGCTTCGATCATGATTTGCGCCGTCTGCTCGCCGAGGCCCTTGCACAAAGCGGGGTCGCTATGCTGCCCGGCGTTACGCCCAAAAGCCTGCGCCGTGCGCCCGGCGGCCTCACCGTCGAATTTGCGAACGGCCAATCGGGTGAGTTCGACGCGGCACTCGCGGCGACGGGTCGCGCCCCGGCCACAGCTGGGCTGGGCCTCGTCGCCGCCGGCGTGCGGCTGCAAAAGAATGGCGCGGTCTGCGTCGATTCGTTTTCGAGAACCAGCGTAGAGTCGATTTTCGCGGTCGGAGACGTCACAGACCGCATCAACCTCACGCCCGTCGCCATCCGTGAGGGGCACGCCTTCGCGGATACGCAATTCGGCGGGCGGGAAGTCAAGGTGGACTACGATCTCGTGCCCAGCGCCGTATTCACAACGCCGGAGATAGGGACCGTCGGCTGCTCGGAGGAAGAAGCCCTGCGCCGTTACGGAGAGCTTGCGGTCTATGAGACCTCGTTCCGCCCGATGAAGGCGACGCTGTCCGGGCGCGCGGAAAGGGTTTTCATGAAGCTTCTGGTCGACTGCGCCAGCGAACGGGTCGTGGGCGCGCACATTCTTGGCCCGGAGGCGGGGGAGATGGCGCAGCTCATTGCGATCTCCATGAAGATGCGCGCGAAGAAGAGCGATTTCGACGCGGCCATGGCCTTGCATCCGACAATGGCTGAAGAGCTGGTCACCATGCGTAATCCTTCTCGGCTCGTGAAAGCGCCGGGAGAACAAGGAAAATAA
- a CDS encoding outer membrane protein gives MKKQASLIALALACSAGAALAADLPMRKEAPAYVPPPPVLTWAGLYGGANLGGSWGSRAGNSGGVSGGIEGGYNFQFNSFVVGVEADFQGTSISGGTRGAYTFGYLATALNRIGLPWFGTIRGRAGYLVTPTLLVYGTGGFAYGQVDAQAWTNNPTGWTAGGGVEWMFMPNWSAKVEYLYTDLSGGNATGGYGFNFGYHYHPQFNTVRAGLNYHFNFGQPAPVIASY, from the coding sequence ATGAAGAAACAAGCATCCCTCATTGCGCTGGCGCTTGCCTGTTCTGCGGGCGCCGCGCTCGCCGCCGATCTGCCGATGCGCAAAGAGGCTCCCGCCTATGTTCCGCCGCCGCCGGTTCTCACCTGGGCTGGCTTGTACGGCGGCGCCAATCTCGGCGGCAGCTGGGGTTCCAGGGCCGGCAACTCGGGAGGCGTCTCCGGGGGCATCGAGGGCGGCTATAACTTCCAGTTCAATTCGTTTGTCGTCGGCGTCGAAGCCGATTTCCAGGGCACAAGCATCAGCGGCGGCACGCGCGGCGCATACACCTTCGGCTATCTGGCCACGGCGCTCAACCGCATCGGCTTGCCCTGGTTCGGCACCATCCGTGGTCGCGCCGGCTATCTCGTGACGCCTACCTTGTTGGTCTACGGCACGGGCGGCTTCGCCTACGGCCAGGTCGACGCCCAGGCCTGGACCAACAACCCCACCGGCTGGACGGCCGGCGGCGGCGTCGAATGGATGTTCATGCCGAACTGGTCCGCCAAGGTCGAATATCTCTACACCGACCTCTCGGGCGGCAACGCTACCGGCGGCTATGGCTTCAACTTCGGCTACCACTACCATCCGCAGTTTAACACGGTCCGCGCCGGCCTCAATTATCACTTCAATTTTGGCCAGCCCGCGCCGGTCATCGCCTCCTACTGA
- the rpiA gene encoding ribose-5-phosphate isomerase RpiA: protein MIQSAEELKRAAAELALDFVAPGMRLGLGTGSTAAHFVDLLGAKVRAGFKVVCVPTSERTRLQAQSLGIALATLDELPQLDLTVDGADEFDDSLRLIKGGGGALLREKIVAAASTRMVVIADESKHVETLGRFPLPVEIDRFGARATQLQVEAAARELGLSGPVDMRRRGEAPFVSDGGHFILDCGFGALPDPEALAARLVAIPGVVEHGLFLGMASAVVVASAHGVRTLGQAGG, encoded by the coding sequence ATGATCCAGTCCGCTGAAGAGCTTAAACGCGCCGCCGCAGAGCTGGCGCTCGATTTCGTCGCCCCAGGCATGAGGCTCGGCCTCGGCACGGGCTCCACCGCCGCGCATTTTGTCGATCTTCTCGGCGCGAAGGTCCGCGCCGGCTTCAAGGTGGTTTGTGTTCCCACCTCAGAGCGCACCCGCTTGCAGGCGCAGAGCCTCGGCATAGCGCTCGCAACGCTCGATGAGTTGCCGCAGCTCGACCTTACGGTCGACGGCGCCGATGAGTTCGACGACTCGTTGCGGTTGATCAAGGGTGGCGGCGGCGCGCTTCTGCGCGAAAAAATCGTCGCGGCGGCCTCCACACGCATGGTGGTCATCGCGGATGAGAGCAAACATGTGGAAACGCTCGGGCGTTTCCCGCTGCCGGTCGAGATCGATCGCTTCGGCGCGCGCGCAACGCAACTGCAGGTGGAAGCGGCGGCGAGGGAACTGGGGCTTTCCGGTCCGGTAGATATGCGGCGTCGCGGCGAAGCGCCTTTTGTCAGCGATGGCGGCCATTTCATTCTGGATTGCGGCTTCGGCGCCCTGCCGGACCCCGAGGCGCTCGCTGCGCGGCTGGTCGCCATCCCGGGGGTGGTGGAGCATGGGCTTTTTCTCGGCATGGCCAGCGCCGTGGTGGTCGCCAGCGCGCATGGCGTACGCACGCTGGGCCAAGCGGGCGGTTAA
- a CDS encoding LexA family transcriptional regulator, with product MDISREKILDRISERLAELKITENEASSRAGLERTFLSQIRRSSTRWPRVDNLQRICDALGLRTYWVTTGLGPRLIGDRDFGADVAEAPMGSWVAATGFSEPTAVERGENPYLPVPGLPPGDYLALRVVGDSMNLVAPEGSVIIVDRADTLLQPRRFYVFATPDHAEATFKRWMSRPDRLEPYSTNPAHEAIYLDAPPTVIGRVRKVMMDL from the coding sequence ATGGATATATCGCGCGAAAAAATCCTCGATCGCATCTCCGAGCGTCTGGCCGAGCTCAAAATTACCGAGAACGAGGCCTCCAGCCGCGCGGGGCTCGAGCGCACTTTTCTCAGCCAGATCCGACGCAGCTCCACACGATGGCCGCGCGTCGACAATCTTCAGCGCATCTGCGACGCGCTCGGGCTGCGCACCTACTGGGTCACTACCGGCCTCGGCCCTCGGCTCATCGGCGACAGGGACTTCGGCGCGGACGTCGCCGAAGCGCCGATGGGCTCCTGGGTCGCCGCCACCGGCTTTTCCGAGCCCACTGCGGTGGAGCGCGGCGAAAACCCTTATCTACCCGTGCCGGGGCTGCCGCCAGGAGATTATCTCGCGCTTCGGGTCGTCGGCGATTCGATGAATCTCGTCGCGCCCGAAGGATCAGTCATCATCGTTGATCGCGCCGACACTTTATTGCAGCCGCGGCGCTTTTATGTCTTCGCCACGCCCGACCATGCCGAAGCGACCTTCAAGCGCTGGATGAGCCGACCCGACAGGCTCGAGCCTTATTCCACCAATCCGGCCCACGAGGCGATTTACCTCGATGCGCCTCCCACGGTTATCGGGCGCGTCCGCAAAGTGATGATGGATCTCTAA
- a CDS encoding DUF488 domain-containing protein — translation MGQAAIVIKRAYEAPSKSDGLRVLVDRLWPRGLKREDAAIDAWLKDVAPSDGLRRWYKHDPKKWTEFRRRYLAELRDSVALAELRAMRSQGDKLTLLFAAKDAERNNAAALREALENGVRRR, via the coding sequence ATGGGCCAAGCCGCTATCGTAATCAAACGCGCCTATGAGGCGCCGAGCAAGAGCGACGGCCTGCGTGTGCTGGTCGATCGCCTTTGGCCCCGCGGATTGAAACGCGAAGACGCGGCGATCGACGCCTGGCTCAAGGATGTCGCGCCGAGCGACGGCCTGCGCCGCTGGTATAAACATGATCCGAAAAAATGGACCGAGTTCAGAAGGCGCTATCTCGCCGAGCTTCGTGACAGCGTCGCGCTCGCGGAACTGCGCGCCATGCGCAGTCAGGGCGATAAACTCACCCTGCTCTTCGCCGCGAAGGACGCGGAACGTAACAACGCCGCAGCGCTTCGCGAGGCGCTGGAAAATGGCGTTCGCCGGCGTTGA
- the msrB gene encoding peptide-methionine (R)-S-oxide reductase MsrB codes for MSLSGKTFTVTRTEQEWRERLTPEQYEVMRRHGTERPGSCALTYEKRAGTFSCAGCGQPLFVSTRKFESGSGWPSFFEPLIGSLEATQDRSHGMVRTEVQCSQCGSHLGHVFNDGPPPTGLRYCINGVALIFTPE; via the coding sequence ATGAGCTTGTCAGGCAAGACCTTTACCGTCACCCGAACGGAACAGGAGTGGCGGGAACGCCTCACGCCGGAGCAATATGAGGTGATGCGCCGCCATGGCACCGAGCGGCCTGGAAGCTGCGCCCTGACTTACGAGAAGCGCGCCGGGACATTTTCATGCGCCGGCTGCGGTCAGCCGCTCTTCGTCTCGACCCGCAAATTTGAAAGCGGCTCCGGCTGGCCGAGTTTCTTCGAGCCATTGATCGGCTCGCTGGAGGCTACTCAGGATCGTAGCCACGGCATGGTTCGAACCGAGGTCCAATGCAGCCAGTGCGGGTCTCATCTCGGACATGTCTTCAACGACGGCCCGCCGCCGACGGGCCTGCGCTATTGCATCAACGGCGTAGCTTTGATTTTCACGCCGGAGTGA
- a CDS encoding DUF1178 family protein: protein MIHYSLICDKGHEFDGWFRDSAAFDAQEAAGSVHCPFCQSSKIAKAPMAPNILRGAGARQVQSGEDERQAEAAREVALLDERDAQLRGAIRELREKIVSATEDVGERFPSEVRKIQDGEASARAIRGKATFAEAKALLDEGIEIMALPASFSGEGN, encoded by the coding sequence GTGATCCATTATTCGCTGATTTGCGACAAAGGGCATGAGTTCGACGGCTGGTTCCGGGACAGTGCGGCTTTCGACGCCCAGGAAGCCGCCGGCTCAGTGCATTGTCCTTTTTGCCAGTCGAGCAAGATCGCCAAGGCTCCGATGGCTCCGAACATCCTGCGCGGCGCCGGCGCTCGGCAAGTCCAGAGCGGGGAAGACGAGCGCCAGGCCGAGGCGGCGCGCGAGGTTGCGCTGCTGGATGAACGCGACGCCCAGTTGCGCGGCGCCATTCGCGAACTTCGCGAGAAAATCGTTTCTGCGACGGAGGATGTCGGGGAGCGATTCCCGTCCGAGGTGCGCAAGATTCAGGACGGCGAGGCCAGCGCCCGCGCGATTCGTGGAAAGGCCACCTTCGCCGAGGCCAAGGCTCTGCTGGACGAAGGCATAGAAATCATGGCCCTGCCCGCGAGTTTCAGCGGCGAGGGGAATTGA
- the grxC gene encoding glutaredoxin 3 — protein MALIVIYTTSTCPYCLAAKALLEKKKVAFEEIRVDGDRAGRARMTELAGGRTSVPQIFIDGRHIGGCDDLYQLDSEGGLDPLLAAGETKK, from the coding sequence ATGGCCCTCATCGTCATCTACACAACCTCTACCTGCCCCTACTGCTTGGCGGCTAAGGCCCTGCTAGAGAAGAAGAAAGTTGCCTTCGAGGAGATTCGAGTGGATGGCGACCGCGCGGGCCGGGCCCGGATGACGGAACTTGCCGGCGGGCGGACCAGCGTGCCCCAGATCTTCATCGACGGGCGGCATATCGGAGGGTGCGACGACCTCTATCAACTGGACAGCGAGGGTGGACTCGATCCGCTGCTTGCCGCTGGAGAGACGAAAAAGTGA
- a CDS encoding ComF family protein has protein sequence MAESALNTLLASVRAACGGLLDVAYPPACLVCREAVGSQGGLCARCWREMSFIERPFCERLGAPFEREEGAREGMISAEAAAYPPVFRRARAVALYGGAAQVLVSRLKFHDRLELAEPMGRWMARAGAELLGDAALILPMPLHRLRLVERRYNQAAELARFVSRESGTPVDVAALERVKLTQPQVGLSRSQRAANLAGAFRVAPLAAARISGLNLVLVDDVLTTGATANAAARALLKAGAARVDLLVFARTVTAP, from the coding sequence ATGGCGGAGTCCGCGCTGAACACATTGCTCGCAAGCGTCCGCGCCGCCTGCGGAGGGCTGCTAGACGTCGCCTACCCTCCAGCCTGCCTCGTCTGCCGGGAGGCGGTCGGGTCGCAGGGCGGGCTCTGCGCCCGCTGCTGGCGAGAAATGTCTTTTATCGAGCGCCCCTTTTGCGAAAGACTAGGCGCGCCCTTCGAGCGCGAGGAAGGGGCCCGGGAAGGGATGATATCGGCCGAGGCAGCGGCCTATCCTCCGGTCTTTCGACGGGCGCGCGCCGTCGCGCTTTATGGCGGCGCGGCGCAAGTTCTGGTCTCGCGCCTCAAGTTCCATGACCGGCTGGAACTGGCGGAGCCCATGGGCCGGTGGATGGCGCGGGCTGGGGCGGAGCTGCTTGGCGACGCCGCGCTCATATTGCCCATGCCGCTGCATAGGCTGCGACTCGTCGAGCGACGCTACAATCAGGCCGCCGAACTCGCGCGGTTCGTCTCGCGGGAAAGCGGGACCCCGGTCGATGTGGCGGCGCTGGAGCGGGTGAAGCTTACGCAGCCTCAGGTCGGGCTCTCGCGTAGCCAGCGGGCCGCCAATCTCGCGGGCGCCTTTCGCGTCGCCCCTCTGGCGGCCGCGAGGATTTCCGGGCTCAATTTGGTCCTCGTCGACGACGTGCTCACCACGGGAGCCACGGCAAATGCGGCCGCGCGGGCGCTTCTGAAGGCAGGCGCCGCACGGGTCGACCTGCTTGTTTTCGCAAGGACCGTGACAGCGCCATAA